One genomic window of Candidatus Zixiibacteriota bacterium includes the following:
- a CDS encoding PilN domain-containing protein, with product MLEINLLPKEYRRRSNVLNFDKKFMYVGVAAAAVVVALGGISFYQTHQVSRLEKLIQKARIEEGRYKKDIAIIDALTEVKGKILARVSAIEKLDQRRDFYIRLMEDLNSRIPEFLWMTGFQETPPSIGAVSPQQPGKSAPPSSGTAKTPPPAAGTPPALEGPAVGTAEIDGYAHSLNAIGSFIIGLMKSDFFDNIKLSRAVAEDVGDVTAYNFKITCSLNYDADRARDEFEDGSDDDLNLSSTAGHEDDVYDFDYTADYREQ from the coding sequence ATGCTGGAAATCAATCTACTCCCCAAAGAATACCGCCGGCGCAGCAATGTGCTCAACTTCGACAAGAAGTTCATGTACGTCGGCGTCGCCGCGGCCGCGGTCGTGGTCGCCCTCGGCGGCATCAGCTTCTACCAGACGCACCAGGTCAGCCGGCTGGAAAAGCTGATCCAGAAGGCGCGCATCGAAGAAGGCCGCTACAAGAAGGACATCGCGATTATCGACGCGTTGACCGAAGTCAAAGGCAAGATTCTCGCGCGCGTGTCGGCGATCGAAAAGCTCGACCAGCGCCGCGACTTCTATATCCGGCTGATGGAAGACCTGAACAGCCGCATTCCGGAATTCCTCTGGATGACCGGCTTCCAGGAAACGCCACCCAGCATCGGCGCGGTGTCGCCGCAGCAGCCCGGCAAGAGCGCGCCACCGTCCAGCGGCACCGCCAAGACGCCGCCGCCGGCCGCCGGAACCCCGCCGGCGCTGGAAGGTCCGGCCGTGGGCACCGCCGAGATCGACGGCTACGCCCACAGCCTGAACGCCATCGGCTCCTTCATCATCGGGCTGATGAAATCCGATTTCTTTGACAACATCAAATTGAGCCGTGCGGTCGCCGAAGACGTCGGCGATGTCACGGCCTACAACTTCAAGATCACCTGTAGTCTGAATTATGATGCTGACCGCGCGCGCGACGAGTTCGAGGACGGCTCCGATGACGATCTCAACTTATCGTCGACCGCCGGGCACGAAGACGACGTCTACGATTTCGATTATACCGCGGATTACAGGGAACAGTAA
- a CDS encoding AMIN domain-containing protein has protein sequence MLRTKLLLLLTIILVAAPLSAYATVQVTNLQMVKSGQFTELTIACSDKCDFTHQIVEQAANKPYRIVVDIKDAIHGLPQHAFANLPGATIKQIRTSQFSTEPEKIVRIVVDAAATVTYKVKAGDNGVTLMINTPNDQDFAAWSAVPGAAPVVASSQPAAPKPMPAIEGNEANAPKVDRSDPAKQNLQLAGKPIDEGKLLNKKPTNSSTNQTPPTAGTSTPPPTVTGDPALLETIYGASPSDSKQTTPATTTKPAPAPATTAAQPKSEPAKVVDSAVIPQLNKPGTQPAATPSESIKPPTSQKTALPDVKVNPKPKFAENQPPAAGTVGTALNHTPNETEAESAPEVAQDDANAAVKSKSEAVREKYQAQRDKSAGDEGAAETSELAQNTDTPASLNKIDRIRLKYKRGIKFVQNEADEQRQAEELMEVPTEEYAEAPQVGPYNEFLPEREIVVYNTGGRLDPFEPLIEDAQKSAGYDRIPDVESLRLVGVLLDKRSSRALFEDANGYSYILQTGDRVKNGFVLSITEDRVVFQIRQYGWNRQVALDLEDSQ, from the coding sequence ATGTTACGAACTAAGCTTCTGCTGCTGCTGACGATCATCCTGGTCGCCGCGCCGCTCTCGGCTTACGCGACCGTCCAGGTCACGAATCTCCAGATGGTGAAGAGCGGCCAGTTTACCGAGCTCACCATCGCCTGCAGCGATAAGTGCGACTTCACGCACCAAATTGTCGAGCAGGCCGCCAATAAGCCTTACCGCATCGTGGTTGATATCAAGGATGCCATCCACGGCTTGCCGCAGCACGCGTTTGCGAACCTGCCGGGCGCGACGATCAAGCAGATCCGCACCAGCCAGTTCTCAACCGAGCCGGAGAAGATCGTCCGGATCGTGGTTGATGCCGCGGCGACCGTGACCTACAAGGTCAAGGCCGGCGACAACGGCGTCACGCTGATGATCAACACGCCGAACGATCAGGATTTTGCCGCCTGGTCGGCGGTGCCGGGCGCCGCTCCGGTGGTGGCCAGCTCGCAGCCGGCCGCACCGAAACCGATGCCGGCGATTGAAGGCAATGAAGCCAACGCCCCCAAGGTCGACCGGAGCGATCCGGCCAAGCAGAACCTGCAGTTGGCCGGCAAGCCGATCGACGAAGGCAAGCTCCTGAATAAAAAACCGACCAATTCGAGTACCAACCAGACGCCGCCGACCGCCGGCACTTCGACTCCGCCGCCGACCGTCACCGGCGATCCGGCATTGCTCGAAACGATCTATGGCGCCAGTCCGTCCGATTCGAAGCAAACTACTCCGGCGACGACGACCAAGCCGGCGCCCGCGCCCGCGACGACTGCAGCGCAACCCAAGTCGGAACCGGCCAAGGTGGTGGATTCGGCGGTGATCCCGCAGCTCAACAAGCCGGGCACGCAGCCGGCGGCGACTCCGAGCGAGTCGATCAAGCCGCCAACCAGCCAGAAAACGGCGCTGCCGGATGTGAAGGTGAATCCGAAACCGAAGTTTGCCGAGAACCAGCCGCCCGCTGCCGGCACCGTCGGCACGGCGCTGAACCACACCCCAAACGAGACTGAGGCGGAATCCGCGCCGGAAGTCGCGCAGGATGACGCGAACGCCGCCGTGAAGTCGAAGAGCGAAGCCGTGCGCGAAAAGTATCAAGCGCAGCGCGACAAGAGCGCCGGCGACGAGGGCGCAGCCGAGACGTCTGAACTCGCGCAGAACACCGACACCCCGGCGTCGCTCAATAAGATCGACCGCATCCGCCTGAAATACAAACGCGGAATCAAGTTCGTGCAAAACGAAGCGGACGAACAGCGGCAGGCGGAGGAATTGATGGAAGTCCCGACCGAGGAATACGCGGAAGCGCCGCAGGTCGGCCCCTACAACGAATTCCTGCCCGAACGTGAGATCGTCGTCTACAACACCGGCGGCCGTCTCGATCCGTTCGAGCCTCTAATCGAGGACGCCCAGAAGAGCGCCGGTTACGACCGCATCCCCGATGTCGAGTCGCTGCGCCTGGTCGGCGTGCTCCTTGATAAACGTTCCAGTCGCGCGCTGTTCGAGGATGCCAACGGCTACTCCTACATCCTGCAGACTGGTGATCGCGTGAAGAACGGTTTTGTGCTGTCGATTACGGAAGACCGCGTGGTCTTCCAGATTCGCCAGTACGGCTGGAACCGTCAGGTCGCCTTGGATCTGGAAGACAGTCAATAA
- the pilQ gene encoding type IV pilus secretin PilQ, producing MLGKKLDCLIAIVLLALALAVAGQPALAQDDPSAPIKNLSFQNADIRTVIGFLADYGQVNIVTTPEVQGNVTFSLKRVTWREALDILCKTYGLTVDETAKFIRVVPTKTYLDEVATLEKHNAEKEKLTELNTSVMKIDNAAAEDLQKTVTPLLSERGKVQIDKRTNNLIVRDVPSNVTKISKLVSDLDYATKQIRISTQMVEVSTSKLQEYGIDITSTGFKRTSSGKEYTQESSQLLDRVANPAGNFTFSTIQDGWDLKATISALVSDGHGKIVAHPEITTVDNKEAKIQMGQKIPIKQFDQAGNVVITFEEIGTLLRVTPHITEENKILMALRPERSSYQFDANGVIINTSNAETNVVVENGQTAVIGGLTTQDVINDVSGIPVLKDIPLLGALFRYERKKVENRDLVIFVTPTVVEGSLAGTPPDSDRGN from the coding sequence ATGTTAGGGAAAAAGCTCGATTGCCTGATAGCGATTGTCCTGCTCGCGCTCGCCCTGGCCGTTGCCGGTCAGCCCGCGCTGGCGCAGGATGATCCGTCGGCGCCGATCAAAAACCTCAGCTTCCAAAACGCCGACATTCGCACCGTCATCGGTTTCCTCGCCGATTACGGCCAGGTGAATATCGTGACGACTCCGGAAGTGCAGGGCAACGTGACGTTCAGCCTGAAGCGCGTGACGTGGCGCGAGGCGCTCGACATTCTCTGCAAGACCTACGGCCTCACCGTCGATGAAACCGCCAAGTTCATCCGCGTCGTGCCGACCAAGACCTATCTCGACGAAGTCGCCACCCTCGAAAAGCACAACGCCGAGAAGGAAAAACTCACCGAACTCAACACCTCGGTGATGAAGATCGACAATGCCGCCGCGGAAGACCTGCAGAAGACCGTCACCCCGCTGTTGTCGGAGCGCGGCAAGGTGCAGATCGACAAGCGCACCAATAACCTGATCGTCCGCGACGTGCCGTCGAACGTCACCAAGATCTCCAAGCTGGTCAGCGATCTTGATTATGCCACCAAGCAGATCCGGATCTCGACCCAGATGGTCGAAGTCTCGACCTCGAAGCTGCAAGAGTACGGCATCGACATCACGTCGACCGGCTTCAAGCGCACTTCCTCCGGCAAGGAGTACACGCAGGAATCGAGTCAGTTGCTCGACCGCGTCGCCAATCCGGCCGGCAACTTCACCTTCTCGACCATTCAGGATGGCTGGGATCTGAAGGCGACGATTTCGGCGCTGGTTTCCGACGGTCACGGCAAAATCGTGGCGCACCCGGAAATCACCACGGTCGACAACAAGGAAGCCAAGATCCAGATGGGTCAGAAGATTCCGATCAAGCAGTTCGACCAGGCCGGCAACGTGGTCATCACGTTTGAAGAAATCGGCACGCTGCTGCGCGTCACCCCGCACATCACCGAGGAGAACAAGATCCTCATGGCGTTGCGGCCGGAACGCAGCTCGTACCAGTTTGACGCGAATGGCGTCATCATCAATACCAGCAATGCTGAAACCAACGTCGTCGTCGAAAACGGCCAAACGGCCGTCATCGGCGGTCTGACGACGCAGGATGTGATTAACGACGTTTCCGGTATCCCGGTTTTGAAAGACATTCCGTTACTCGGAGCACTGTTCCGTTACGAACGCAAGAAAGTCGAGAACCGTGACCTGGTGATCTTTGTAACTCCGACCGTTGTCGAGGGCAGCCTGGCCGGCACGCCGCCCGACAGCGATCGTGGCAATTAA
- a CDS encoding Ig-like domain-containing protein — MKSISPLRKLAVGLMIAAAAALAFVIAGCGDDTLSGSGNYFIETIYSTPSSEVTKGSTVIVEAQVTDANGNPVAGREVTFTVSPTSLGYFTPTTDTSDASGLVAAVFTASSAGNATLTATTGGNFKSKAMRINESAVSTGRVSIELTPALMTANGEDSAFVTITAETSAGAPVADGTVLYLVAGERFEDRDQDGYYTQGIDSLMFDANANGRWDPIGSIPSTVQTSGGSASVIYRAGSQATTVYIRATMIDGSEVEYSEIPAKLNPNTSVASITMTHNGEDLRVRGVGGIEFSIVTATAYDQYGNKVPEGIPIDFTIANGPNGGENIQGQGYGPVTVATNSSGQASVTIYSGTVAGTIRLRASSGSVLSAVTHLTINAGPPAHLSVGVASLNIRAWDVVNVLNRIAVNVNDIYGNPVPDSTSVYFGTEEGTVQAEAMTGTQWPDGIVEVDWYSGNPRNDGLAHVFVSTAGGQVGDTVMFITSGPSVYMTALAYPSSLIADGEDKGTVIIQVRDINNNWVVPGTPVTFKTDFGTINGGGTQDGWINSLYETEYHSEVLKRDYSPVSPDDGIGAVAVVRYQAGGVVGPDATFQTLFLTGYTYVGNCDIIIEPEIEPGATVPFSIVVKDRAGNPLGGHSLEVSASLGTLSAVFLTTDSYGEANLFFTAPASIGASIITVNDRDPRGEVAFAKKVKIKNEE; from the coding sequence ATGAAGTCGATTTCCCCCTTGCGCAAGCTCGCCGTCGGGTTGATGATCGCTGCCGCCGCCGCGCTCGCGTTTGTGATCGCTGGCTGCGGTGATGACACGCTCTCGGGCAGCGGCAATTACTTCATCGAAACTATCTATTCGACGCCGTCGTCCGAGGTCACCAAGGGTTCGACCGTGATTGTCGAAGCCCAGGTGACCGACGCCAACGGCAACCCGGTCGCCGGCCGCGAAGTTACCTTCACGGTCAGCCCGACGTCGCTCGGCTACTTCACACCGACGACGGATACCTCCGATGCCAGCGGTTTGGTCGCCGCGGTGTTTACCGCGTCCTCCGCCGGTAACGCCACGCTCACCGCCACCACCGGCGGCAACTTCAAGAGCAAGGCGATGCGCATTAACGAATCCGCCGTCTCCACCGGCCGCGTCTCGATCGAACTGACGCCGGCGCTGATGACGGCCAACGGCGAAGACAGCGCGTTTGTCACGATCACGGCCGAGACTTCCGCCGGCGCCCCCGTCGCCGACGGCACCGTGCTCTACCTGGTCGCGGGTGAACGCTTTGAAGATCGCGATCAGGACGGCTATTACACGCAGGGCATCGACAGTCTGATGTTCGACGCCAACGCCAACGGCCGTTGGGATCCGATCGGTTCAATTCCGTCAACCGTTCAAACCAGTGGCGGCTCCGCGTCGGTGATCTACCGCGCCGGCAGCCAGGCCACGACGGTCTATATCCGCGCTACCATGATCGACGGCTCCGAAGTCGAATACTCCGAAATTCCGGCGAAGCTGAATCCGAATACCTCGGTCGCGTCGATTACGATGACCCACAACGGCGAGGACCTGCGCGTCCGCGGCGTTGGCGGCATCGAATTCTCGATCGTGACCGCCACGGCCTACGATCAGTACGGCAACAAGGTGCCGGAAGGCATTCCGATTGACTTTACCATCGCCAACGGTCCGAACGGCGGCGAGAATATCCAGGGCCAGGGCTACGGTCCGGTAACGGTTGCGACCAATTCGTCCGGACAGGCCTCGGTGACCATCTATTCCGGAACCGTCGCGGGAACAATTCGTCTCCGCGCCTCCTCCGGCTCGGTGCTCTCAGCGGTGACGCACCTGACGATCAACGCCGGTCCGCCGGCGCACCTGTCGGTCGGCGTGGCCAGCCTGAATATCCGCGCGTGGGATGTCGTGAACGTGCTGAACCGGATCGCGGTCAATGTCAACGACATCTACGGCAACCCCGTGCCTGACTCGACCTCGGTGTACTTTGGTACCGAAGAAGGTACCGTGCAGGCCGAAGCGATGACCGGCACGCAGTGGCCGGACGGTATTGTCGAAGTCGACTGGTACTCCGGTAATCCGCGCAACGATGGCCTCGCGCATGTCTTCGTAAGCACCGCGGGCGGCCAGGTCGGCGACACGGTGATGTTCATCACCTCCGGTCCCTCCGTTTACATGACCGCGCTGGCTTACCCCAGCTCGCTCATCGCCGACGGCGAAGACAAGGGTACCGTGATCATCCAGGTGCGCGACATCAACAATAACTGGGTCGTGCCGGGAACACCGGTCACCTTCAAGACTGATTTCGGTACCATTAATGGCGGCGGCACGCAGGACGGCTGGATCAACTCGCTCTATGAGACCGAGTACCACTCCGAAGTCCTGAAGCGCGACTATTCGCCGGTCTCGCCGGATGACGGCATCGGCGCGGTCGCGGTGGTGCGTTATCAGGCCGGCGGTGTTGTCGGTCCCGATGCCACCTTCCAGACGCTGTTCCTGACCGGTTATACCTACGTCGGCAACTGCGACATTATCATCGAACCCGAAATCGAGCCGGGCGCTACCGTCCCGTTCTCGATCGTGGTGAAAGACCGCGCGGGCAATCCGCTCGGCGGCCATTCCCTTGAGGTTTCGGCCAGCCTGGGTACGCTGTCGGCCGTCTTCCTGACGACCGATTCTTATGGCGAAGCCAACCTGTTCTTCACCGCTCCGGCCTCGATCGGCGCGTCGATCATCACGGTCAACGACCGCGATCCGCGCGGCGAAGTCGCCTTTGCCAAGAAGGTGAAGATCAAGAACGAAGAATAG
- the pilO gene encoding type 4a pilus biogenesis protein PilO, which translates to MDFKDPKTQKLLLVALVFILAIYFWHSKVFEPASERLSAQRASYEQVMTNLKTIELKAKSLAGLRKEYEKLLDRYQAIEQLLPEEEQVPDFLLQLHSASMVAQAKIGEVTPQMASSESFYNTSEYGVKFIGTYHELGRFLAAVANFPFITNVSRLTLKGLPPEVASQKTADRKKGDYDTRTLEANFFLSTYFVKPEEKLKGVQFEGEEPGNVTN; encoded by the coding sequence ATGGATTTCAAAGACCCGAAAACACAAAAGCTGCTCCTGGTAGCGCTGGTGTTCATACTGGCGATCTACTTCTGGCACTCGAAGGTGTTCGAGCCCGCGAGCGAGCGGCTCAGTGCCCAGCGCGCCAGCTACGAGCAGGTGATGACCAATCTCAAAACGATTGAACTCAAGGCCAAATCGCTGGCGGGACTGCGCAAAGAATATGAGAAGCTGCTCGACCGTTACCAGGCGATCGAACAACTGCTGCCGGAAGAAGAGCAGGTGCCCGACTTCCTGCTGCAACTGCATTCCGCCTCGATGGTCGCGCAGGCCAAGATCGGCGAAGTGACGCCGCAAATGGCCAGCAGCGAGTCGTTCTACAACACGTCGGAATACGGCGTCAAGTTCATCGGCACCTACCATGAACTGGGACGATTCCTCGCCGCCGTCGCCAATTTCCCGTTTATCACCAACGTCTCGCGTCTGACGCTGAAGGGACTGCCTCCGGAAGTTGCCTCCCAGAAGACGGCCGACCGCAAGAAGGGTGATTACGACACGCGCACGCTGGAAGCCAACTTCTTCCTCTCGACCTACTTCGTGAAGCCGGAAGAGAAGCTGAAAGGCGTGCAGTTTGAAGGAGAGGAGCCGGGCAATGTTACGAACTAA